The Halarchaeum grantii genome includes a window with the following:
- a CDS encoding sodium:calcium antiporter: MLASLALLAVGLVTLVYGADRVVAAASGLADHVGVSALFVGVTVVAVGSSVPEIATTAYASVYGAGTLAVGHVVGSATSQITLGVGLVAAVSTLTIPRERLPAYGGGMLVAMAVMLVAAASGTVGRVEGALMCALYLGFLAVVAERADFADRASDHDGIHDPRRAALWLVCGLVLVLAGGHLLVTEGRAFALAVGVPPYLVGVVTGLGTTVPEITVALQAVRADEDGIAVGTLFGSNVTDPLFSLGFGATVGTLHVAHVSRVLLAGGYMLAVSAAVVAYFALRPTMGRRVGLLVAALYLPAFLIV; encoded by the coding sequence ATGCTCGCCTCGCTCGCCCTCCTCGCGGTCGGCCTCGTCACCCTCGTCTACGGCGCGGACCGCGTCGTCGCCGCCGCGAGCGGCCTCGCGGACCACGTCGGCGTCAGCGCGCTCTTCGTCGGCGTCACCGTCGTCGCGGTCGGCTCCAGCGTCCCCGAGATCGCCACCACCGCGTACGCCTCTGTCTACGGCGCCGGCACGCTCGCCGTCGGCCACGTCGTCGGCTCCGCGACCTCCCAGATAACGCTGGGCGTGGGGCTCGTCGCCGCCGTCTCCACGCTCACCATCCCGCGCGAGCGCCTCCCCGCCTACGGCGGCGGGATGCTCGTCGCCATGGCCGTGATGCTCGTCGCCGCCGCCTCCGGCACCGTCGGGCGCGTCGAGGGCGCGCTCATGTGCGCGCTCTACCTCGGTTTCCTCGCGGTCGTCGCCGAGCGCGCTGACTTCGCCGACCGCGCGAGCGACCACGACGGCATCCACGACCCCCGGAGGGCCGCGCTCTGGCTCGTCTGCGGCCTCGTGCTCGTCCTCGCGGGCGGCCACCTCCTCGTCACCGAGGGCCGCGCGTTCGCGCTCGCCGTCGGCGTCCCGCCGTATCTGGTGGGTGTCGTCACCGGTCTCGGCACCACCGTCCCCGAGATAACCGTCGCCCTCCAAGCGGTGCGCGCCGACGAGGACGGCATCGCCGTCGGCACCCTCTTCGGGTCGAACGTCACCGACCCGCTGTTCAGCCTCGGCTTCGGCGCCACCGTCGGCACGCTCCACGTCGCACACGTCTCCCGCGTCCTCCTCGCCGGCGGCTACATGCTCGCTGTCTCCGCCGCCGTCGTCGCCTACTTCGCGCTCCGCCCGACGATGGGGCGACGGGTCGGCCTCCTCGTGGCCGCGCTCTACCTCCCCGCGTTCCTCATCGTGTAG
- a CDS encoding GTPase, with protein MTERVVVMGAAGRDFHDYFVELRDDPDREVVAFTRAPGQNLGETDAAGIADFPAELTPEGRGAIPVVPEADLADLVAERDVDTVYFSYSDVTHEHVMHAASRALAAGADFEILGPRSVQVDVDAPVVAVNAVRTGCGKSQVAGAFADELDARGLDVAVVREPMPYGDLVEKRVERFADETDLAGLTVEEREEYEQHVAAGRVVYAGVDYRAVFDRASEAADVVLWDGGNNELAFARPDYHVVLVDALRPDHGERYHPGETNLRRADAALVTKENAATDDQIAEATDVAARLAPDDAPVHHADSVVSVAEAERERIAGADALVVEDGPTLTHGGAPHGAGYVAADRYGAASLVDPAPHAVGELAAVLEEYDHLNRVLPAMGYSDAQVADLEATIDAADPDVVVAGTPIDLAAVVDVDAPVVRAHYDVEFRDTDAGALLEAGLDL; from the coding sequence ATGACCGAACGTGTCGTCGTGATGGGCGCCGCCGGACGGGACTTCCACGACTACTTCGTCGAACTCCGCGACGACCCCGACCGCGAGGTCGTCGCGTTCACGCGCGCGCCCGGGCAGAACCTCGGCGAGACCGACGCGGCGGGCATCGCGGACTTCCCCGCCGAACTCACCCCGGAGGGGCGGGGCGCCATCCCCGTCGTCCCCGAGGCCGACCTCGCCGACCTCGTCGCGGAGCGCGACGTCGACACCGTCTACTTCTCCTACTCGGACGTCACCCACGAGCACGTGATGCACGCGGCGTCGCGCGCGCTCGCCGCCGGCGCGGACTTCGAGATACTCGGCCCCCGGAGCGTGCAGGTGGACGTGGACGCCCCGGTCGTCGCCGTGAACGCCGTCCGCACCGGCTGTGGGAAGTCGCAGGTGGCGGGCGCGTTCGCCGACGAACTCGACGCGCGCGGGCTCGACGTCGCCGTCGTCCGCGAGCCGATGCCGTACGGCGACCTCGTCGAGAAGCGCGTCGAGCGCTTCGCGGACGAAACCGACCTCGCGGGGCTCACCGTGGAGGAACGCGAGGAGTACGAACAGCACGTCGCGGCGGGCCGCGTCGTCTACGCGGGCGTCGACTACCGCGCGGTGTTCGACCGGGCGAGCGAGGCGGCCGACGTCGTGCTCTGGGACGGCGGGAACAACGAACTCGCGTTCGCCCGCCCCGACTACCACGTCGTGCTCGTCGACGCCCTCCGGCCGGACCACGGCGAGCGCTATCACCCCGGCGAGACGAACCTCCGGCGCGCCGACGCCGCCCTCGTCACGAAGGAGAACGCCGCGACCGACGACCAGATCGCCGAGGCGACGGACGTCGCTGCGCGCCTCGCGCCCGACGACGCCCCCGTGCACCACGCCGACTCGGTGGTCTCCGTCGCCGAGGCCGAGCGCGAACGGATCGCGGGCGCGGACGCCCTCGTCGTCGAGGACGGCCCGACGCTCACGCACGGCGGCGCGCCCCACGGCGCGGGCTACGTCGCCGCCGACCGGTACGGCGCGGCGTCGCTCGTGGACCCGGCGCCGCACGCCGTCGGCGAACTCGCGGCCGTCCTCGAGGAGTACGACCACCTCAACCGCGTGCTCCCCGCGATGGGGTACAGCGACGCGCAGGTCGCCGACCTCGAAGCCACCATCGACGCCGCCGACCCGGACGTCGTCGTCGCCGGGACGCCCATCGACCTCGCCGCCGTCGTCGACGTCGACGCGCCCGTCGTCCGCGCGCACTACGACGTCGAGTTCCGCGACACCGACGCGGGGGCGCTCCTCGAGGCGGGCCTCGATCTCTGA